The following proteins are encoded in a genomic region of Pirellulales bacterium:
- a CDS encoding DUF4010 domain-containing protein: MPHGLDQDPTPMFQHLGLALALGLLVGLQRERSGASLAGLRTFPLITVLGTLSATLAGIYGGWLIAAALLAVLGVILIGNLGPARQDDPSLGTTTEFAVLLMFIVGAYLAVGPWIVAVAVGAGVAVLLHLKPELHVLARRLTNEDFKAVMQFVLITCVVLPVVPNRPLIEHLHALNPYEVWLMVVLIVGISLAGYVAYRLFGQSAGVLLAGLLGGAISSTATTAGYSRRTARDPDGTAQAAVVIAIAAVTVFARVLGEMAVVSSRLAWAAAWPVALVLAAGAAPLAVGWLRLRGTAARLPEQANPTELKSALVFAALYGLVNLALAAAREYLHVEGLYLVAMLSGLTDMDAITLSTAQLVEGQRLEPAIGWRLVLTAGIANLVFKAGIVATLAPRTLLARVAGYFLAPLVAAAALIALWP; this comes from the coding sequence ATGCCACATGGCCTTGACCAGGATCCGACGCCGATGTTCCAGCACCTGGGCCTGGCCCTGGCGCTGGGGCTGCTCGTCGGGCTGCAACGCGAGCGGTCGGGAGCGAGCCTGGCGGGCTTGCGCACCTTTCCGTTGATCACCGTGCTGGGCACGTTGAGCGCCACGCTGGCCGGCATCTACGGCGGCTGGCTGATCGCCGCGGCGCTGTTGGCCGTGCTCGGGGTCATCCTCATCGGCAATCTCGGCCCTGCGCGCCAGGACGACCCGTCTTTGGGCACGACGACCGAGTTCGCCGTACTGCTGATGTTCATCGTGGGCGCTTACCTCGCGGTGGGCCCGTGGATCGTTGCCGTCGCGGTGGGTGCCGGCGTGGCCGTGCTGTTGCATCTAAAGCCGGAGCTGCACGTCCTCGCGCGGCGGTTGACGAATGAAGACTTCAAGGCGGTGATGCAGTTCGTGTTGATCACCTGCGTGGTCCTGCCGGTCGTGCCGAATCGTCCCCTGATTGAACATCTCCACGCGCTGAATCCGTACGAAGTCTGGCTGATGGTGGTGCTGATCGTGGGGATCAGCCTGGCCGGATATGTCGCCTATCGGCTGTTTGGCCAGAGTGCCGGCGTCTTGCTGGCGGGGCTCTTGGGTGGTGCGATTTCGAGCACCGCGACGACGGCCGGTTACTCCCGGCGCACGGCACGCGACCCGGACGGCACGGCCCAGGCCGCCGTGGTGATTGCGATCGCGGCCGTCACCGTGTTTGCCCGCGTGCTCGGCGAGATGGCCGTCGTTTCGTCGCGCTTGGCGTGGGCAGCGGCGTGGCCGGTCGCACTGGTCTTGGCAGCGGGTGCCGCGCCGCTGGCCGTCGGCTGGCTGCGTTTGCGGGGGACCGCGGCCCGATTGCCCGAGCAAGCCAACCCCACGGAACTGAAATCGGCGCTGGTATTCGCGGCTTTGTACGGTCTGGTCAACCTGGCCTTGGCCGCGGCCCGGGAATACCTGCACGTCGAAGGGCTGTACCTCGTGGCCATGCTTTCAGGCCTCACCGACATGGACGCGATTACGCTGTCGACGGCCCAGCTTGTCGAAGGCCAACGGCTGGAACCGGCGATCGGCTGGCGGCTCGTGCTCACGGCAGGCATCGCCAACCTGGTCTTCAAGGCGGGCATCGTCGCCACGCTTGCTCCGCGCACCCTGCTCGCGCGCGTGGCCGGCTACTTCTTGGCACCGCTCGTGGCCGCGGCCGCGCTCATCGCCCTTTGGCCCTAA
- a CDS encoding aldose 1-epimerase family protein — MSRTLLRGNWGRCWSFLALLTLPGTGYGAEPAPRQVEPAVETGRATLVSIEESFNPAELTLAGSELVPDCPVKWRVTKQRLAGGKQEGVDLITLAVGDLEIVVVPTRGLSIWSAQRGRVRLGWKSPVRDIVHPQFVNLSARGGLGWLDGFGAWLCRCGLENNGHPGRDVIVDNTGKKTEVELTLHGKLDYLPAQQVDVVYEKQAPYRVSLLGDVYETMVHGPKLLLRTTLIIEPGKSAFSIVDDVVNVGGTPSEFQMLYHANFGPPLLESQARFVAPVAQVTPMNDVAAQSDPHRFGEYEGPVAGYVEQVYCLRPYADKGGQTLCFLQNAAGDLACSFRYYLQNLPYLTVWKNTAHEHDGYVTGIEPGTNFPYNRKHEREHGRVSRLEAGAKQSFLLIVGLHDQAGEIAKLGAEVKQIQAGRETKYDREPEVVDHD; from the coding sequence GTGTCGAGGACTTTGCTGCGTGGGAATTGGGGTCGGTGCTGGTCGTTCCTGGCGCTGCTGACGCTGCCAGGCACGGGGTACGGTGCGGAACCTGCGCCGCGCCAGGTCGAACCGGCCGTGGAAACCGGACGGGCGACGCTGGTCAGCATCGAGGAAAGCTTCAACCCGGCCGAGCTGACGCTCGCAGGGAGCGAGTTGGTGCCCGATTGCCCGGTGAAGTGGCGCGTGACCAAGCAGCGGCTCGCCGGCGGAAAACAGGAAGGCGTCGACCTGATTACGCTGGCCGTGGGCGACTTGGAGATCGTGGTGGTCCCGACGCGCGGGCTGTCGATCTGGTCGGCCCAACGCGGCCGCGTGCGCCTGGGCTGGAAATCGCCCGTCCGCGACATCGTGCACCCGCAATTCGTGAATCTGTCGGCGCGCGGCGGCTTGGGCTGGCTCGACGGCTTCGGCGCCTGGCTGTGTCGTTGCGGCTTGGAAAACAACGGCCACCCGGGCCGCGACGTGATCGTCGACAACACGGGGAAAAAAACCGAAGTCGAACTGACGCTGCACGGCAAGCTCGACTACCTGCCTGCGCAACAAGTTGATGTTGTCTACGAAAAACAGGCGCCGTATCGCGTCTCACTCCTCGGCGACGTCTATGAAACGATGGTGCATGGCCCGAAGCTGCTGTTGCGGACCACGCTGATCATCGAGCCGGGCAAATCGGCGTTTTCGATCGTCGACGACGTCGTCAACGTCGGCGGCACGCCGAGCGAGTTCCAGATGCTCTACCACGCGAACTTCGGTCCGCCGCTCTTGGAGTCGCAGGCGCGGTTCGTCGCGCCGGTCGCGCAGGTCACGCCGATGAACGACGTCGCCGCTCAGAGCGATCCGCATCGGTTCGGCGAATACGAGGGGCCGGTCGCCGGCTACGTCGAACAGGTTTATTGTCTGCGGCCCTATGCGGACAAAGGTGGCCAGACGCTCTGCTTTCTGCAAAACGCGGCGGGCGACCTGGCGTGTTCGTTCCGCTATTACCTGCAGAATCTGCCCTACCTGACCGTGTGGAAAAACACGGCGCACGAGCACGACGGCTATGTGACCGGCATCGAGCCGGGCACGAACTTTCCCTATAACCGCAAGCACGAGCGCGAACACGGCCGGGTCTCCCGGCTCGAGGCGGGCGCCAAGCAGTCGTTCCTGTTGATCGTCGGCCTGCACGACCAGGCAGGCGAAATCGCCAAGCTCGGCGCGGAAGTCAAGCAGATTCAAGCCGGCCGCGAGACGAAATACGATCGCGAGCCGGAAGTCGTGGACCATGACTGA